ACTGTGAGAGCACGACGATCAGCGCCATCAGAGGGGTCAGGCGGAAGAGGTCCCTGCCGACGGTCATCATCACTCTCCGCGAGTAGGTGTAGATGCCGACGGCGATCGCGACCCCACCGATGAGATAGAGCGCCTGCGCGTTGGAGAGCCCGATACCGGCCCCGAACCGCACGCTACCTTCCGGGAAGGCCGGCACGAAGACACCCATGACGTTGGCGATGTTGTTGGCTCCGAGCGCGTAGGCCCCGAACGCGCCGCTCGCGAGGAGCGCGACTCGGGTGAGCGTATCGAGCCTGAGAAGGTGGATCCGGCAGCAGGCGAGCGACCTCCGCAGGAGCCAGTAGAGACCTGCCGCGATGACGCCGGCCAGGACCGGCGATGCCACCCAGGCTCCGACGATCCTCGAGAGAAGCGCCGGATCGGTCTCCGTGCCCGTGAAGAGGTTCCAGCCTACGATGCCGCCGACGATCGCCTGGGAGACCGAGACCGGCAGCGCCGACTTCGTCATGAGGGCGACAGCCAGTGCCGCGGCAAGCGCGACCATGAACGAACCGGCCAGCGCGTTGACCGCCCCCAGGTCGCCGAGCGTGTCCACCGGACCGGCGCCGGAGATGACGGCGCCGACGGTCACGAAGATGCCGCCCGTGACGGCGGCCGTCCGGAACCGTACCATCTTCGTCGCGACGGCGGTGCCAAAGACGTTGGCGGCGTCGTTCGCGCCGAGCGTCCAGCCGAGTACGAGCCCGCTGGACAGGAAGAACAGCAGCATCGAGGTCCTCCACCCGGGCACCGGCCGGTGTCGCTCGCGACAGGACCGGAGCCGACGGGGGCCTACATGAACCGTTTGATCACGGAGATGGTCAGGCGTTCGCTCACGTCCTCGGCCTCATCGGCGACCATGTCGATGTAGAGCACGAAGTCGTCGAGGTGGATCTTCCGCGCAAGCTCGATGTCCTTGTCGAAGATCCTGCGCTTCAGTCGCTCGGCTACGGCGTCGGCCTCCTTCTCCCAGAACTTGACCTTGTGCGCGCGGTCGGTGACGGTGCGGTCGTTCATGAAATACCCGCGGATGCCGAGGATGAGCTCGTCGACGGCGCGTCCGCCGAAGCATGCCAGCTCGATGTAATCGTCGCTGAGGTCTTCAGGCACTCTGGGGCGCTGCACCGAGAACCGCATGAGCGCGGTCTTCGCCGCATTGATCACCTCGTCCGTGCGCTCGAGGAGGCCGAGCACGTCGCCTCTGGACTCAGGGATCAGCGTGTACGTATAGAGCTGCCGTTCGATCTCGAGCCGCAGGCGGTCGGCCTCCTTCTCGAGTTCGCTGACACGCTCCCTGCGCCGTTCGAAGTTGTCGACCTCGCCGTGCATGTAGTCCTTGATGGCCTCCTGGAACAGGAGTCCGACGTCGGTCGCCGTGTCCAGGA
The sequence above is drawn from the Candidatus Effluviviaceae Genus V sp. genome and encodes:
- a CDS encoding inorganic phosphate transporter, with protein sequence MLLFFLSSGLVLGWTLGANDAANVFGTAVATKMVRFRTAAVTGGIFVTVGAVISGAGPVDTLGDLGAVNALAGSFMVALAAALAVALMTKSALPVSVSQAIVGGIVGWNLFTGTETDPALLSRIVGAWVASPVLAGVIAAGLYWLLRRSLACCRIHLLRLDTLTRVALLASGAFGAYALGANNIANVMGVFVPAFPEGSVRFGAGIGLSNAQALYLIGGVAIAVGIYTYSRRVMMTVGRDLFRLTPLMALIVVLSQSIVLYAFASETFHGWIVSLGLPSLPPVPVSSSQAVIGAVLGIAVARGGRGVRFGILGRIAAGWVATPAIALIITFVGLFFLKNVFDLTVHMP
- a CDS encoding DUF47 family protein; the protein is MEKIFSKTKALEAQIGRFLDTATDVGLLFQEAIKDYMHGEVDNFERRRERVSELEKEADRLRLEIERQLYTYTLIPESRGDVLGLLERTDEVINAAKTALMRFSVQRPRVPEDLSDDYIELACFGGRAVDELILGIRGYFMNDRTVTDRAHKVKFWEKEADAVAERLKRRIFDKDIELARKIHLDDFVLYIDMVADEAEDVSERLTISVIKRFM